In Rhinoraja longicauda isolate Sanriku21f chromosome 13, sRhiLon1.1, whole genome shotgun sequence, one genomic interval encodes:
- the rbp1.1 gene encoding retinol-binding protein 1.1 isoform X1 codes for MPIDYSGYWKMMINENFEEYLKALDINIALRKIAVLLKADKDITHKGDHMIIKTISSLRNYIMEFDIGKEFPEDLSGIDDRKCMTTVSWDGDRLVCVQNGEKQRRGWTHWIEGDELHLMSKVSKSLRRWSEEQRQSERRDVD; via the exons ATGCCAATTGATTACAGCGGATACTGGAAAATGATGATCAATGAGAACTTTGAAGAGTACTTGAAAGCACTAG ATATAAATATTGCTTTGCGGAAAATTGCAGTCCTGTTGAAAGCGGACAAAGACATTACTCATAAGGGCGACCACATGATCATTAAAACCATCAGCAGCCTCCGTAATTACATTATGGAATTCGATATTGGCAAAGAGTTTCCTGAGGACTTATCTGGAATAGACGATCGCAAGTGTATG ACTACGGTGAGTTGGGATGGGGACAGACTTGTGTGTGTACAAAACGGAGAGAAACAACGTCGCGGTTGGACACACTGGATTGAGGGTGATGAGCTACACCTG ATGTCAAAAGTAAGCAAGTCTTTAAGAAGGTGGAGTGAAGAACAGAGGCAAAGCGAAAGAAGAGATGTTGACTAA
- the rbp1.1 gene encoding retinol-binding protein 1.1 isoform X3, giving the protein MPIDYSGYWKMMINENFEEYLKALDINIALRKIAVLLKADKDITHKGDHMIIKTISSLRNYIMEFDIGKEFPEDLSGIDDRKCMTTVSWDGDRLVCVQNGEKQRRGWTHWIEGDELHLELRVEDVKSKQVFKKVE; this is encoded by the exons ATGCCAATTGATTACAGCGGATACTGGAAAATGATGATCAATGAGAACTTTGAAGAGTACTTGAAAGCACTAG ATATAAATATTGCTTTGCGGAAAATTGCAGTCCTGTTGAAAGCGGACAAAGACATTACTCATAAGGGCGACCACATGATCATTAAAACCATCAGCAGCCTCCGTAATTACATTATGGAATTCGATATTGGCAAAGAGTTTCCTGAGGACTTATCTGGAATAGACGATCGCAAGTGTATG ACTACGGTGAGTTGGGATGGGGACAGACTTGTGTGTGTACAAAACGGAGAGAAACAACGTCGCGGTTGGACACACTGGATTGAGGGTGATGAGCTACACCTG gaaCTGCGGGTTGAAGATGTCAAAAGTAAGCAAGTCTTTAAGAAGGTGGAGTGA
- the rbp1.1 gene encoding retinol-binding protein 1.1 isoform X2, whose protein sequence is MPIDYSGYWKMMINENFEEYLKALDINIALRKIAVLLKADKDITHKGDHMIIKTISSLRNYIMEFDIGKEFPEDLSGIDDRKCMTTVSWDGDRLVCVQNGEKQRRGWTHWIEGDELHLVGNLMIFVDCIFKMIITRL, encoded by the exons ATGCCAATTGATTACAGCGGATACTGGAAAATGATGATCAATGAGAACTTTGAAGAGTACTTGAAAGCACTAG ATATAAATATTGCTTTGCGGAAAATTGCAGTCCTGTTGAAAGCGGACAAAGACATTACTCATAAGGGCGACCACATGATCATTAAAACCATCAGCAGCCTCCGTAATTACATTATGGAATTCGATATTGGCAAAGAGTTTCCTGAGGACTTATCTGGAATAGACGATCGCAAGTGTATG ACTACGGTGAGTTGGGATGGGGACAGACTTGTGTGTGTACAAAACGGAGAGAAACAACGTCGCGGTTGGACACACTGGATTGAGGGTGATGAGCTACACCTGGTAGGCAATTTAATGATATTTGTAGACTGTATTTTCAAAATGATTATTACAAGATTATAA